From the Francisella frigiditurris genome, one window contains:
- the pheS gene encoding phenylalanine--tRNA ligase subunit alpha, with protein sequence MQIVNEMKDKALHEVVEANDRKILEDIRVKYLGKKGELTGMMKLIATLPNEEKPMLGQAVNIAKQALQDALNEKLSILEQKEINEKLAKEKIDITLPGVGQSQGNLHPITNTLNRIESFFKQNGFDIEFGPEIESDYYNFETLNIPSHHPARAMHDTFYVDGTHVLRTHTSGVQIRTMEKRNPPIRIIAPGRVYRCDSDITHTPMFHQVEGLLVDKEVSFADLKGLLHAFLSSFFEKDLKVRFRPSYFPFTEPSAEADIECVMCNGKGCRVCKQTGWLEVLGCGMVHPKVLKAGNIDSKEYQGFAFGMGVERLSMLRYGIDDLRMFFENDLRFLKQF encoded by the coding sequence ATGCAAATAGTCAATGAAATGAAAGACAAAGCTCTACATGAAGTTGTAGAAGCAAATGATAGAAAAATTTTAGAAGATATAAGAGTAAAATACTTAGGTAAAAAAGGTGAATTAACTGGCATGATGAAGCTAATAGCTACATTGCCAAATGAAGAAAAGCCAATGCTTGGACAAGCTGTTAATATAGCTAAACAAGCTCTACAAGATGCTTTAAATGAGAAGCTATCTATTCTTGAGCAGAAAGAAATAAATGAAAAACTCGCTAAAGAAAAAATAGATATTACTTTACCTGGAGTGGGTCAATCTCAAGGAAATCTTCATCCTATTACAAATACATTAAATAGAATCGAATCTTTTTTTAAACAAAATGGGTTTGATATTGAGTTTGGGCCTGAGATTGAAAGTGATTATTACAATTTTGAAACATTAAATATTCCATCTCATCATCCTGCTAGAGCAATGCATGATACTTTTTATGTTGATGGTACACATGTTCTAAGAACGCATACTTCAGGTGTACAAATTCGTACAATGGAGAAAAGAAATCCACCTATTAGAATTATTGCACCTGGAAGAGTTTATCGTTGTGATTCTGATATTACTCACACACCGATGTTTCATCAAGTGGAAGGGTTATTGGTAGATAAAGAAGTTTCATTTGCAGATTTAAAAGGCTTGTTACACGCATTTTTAAGTTCATTTTTTGAGAAAGATTTAAAAGTAAGGTTTAGACCATCATATTTTCCATTTACAGAACCTTCTGCTGAAGCAGATATTGAATGTGTGATGTGTAATGGTAAAGGCTGTAGAGTTTGTAAACAAACAGGTTGGCTAGAAGTACTTGGTTGTGGAATGGTACATCCTAAAGTTCTAAAAGCAGGAAATATAGATTCTAAAGAATACCAAGGTTTCGCTTTTGGTATGGGAGTAGAAAGATTATCTATGTTGAGATATGGAATAGATGATCTAAGAATGTTTTTTGAAAACGATTTAAGATTTTTAAAACAATTTTAA
- a CDS encoding DMT family transporter, with the protein MQNNLNIKAFFALLICIFFWSSAFVCIRHFMTHNYNSGSLSLVRYLIASLAMLFIFIPLKNKIKPTFKDLVYFAVLGFLGFFIYNVFLNEGEKFVSAGVANFIIFQVPIVEIVLAILFLNERINKTGVFGLTICMLGAGAILVASNSEIRFLGVLYVYIAAFAGAIYTAFQKKILVKFHPIEAVAYFIWFGTLFLLIFSNQAIKDFSHTSLLDVSMIIYMGIFPGALSYLLWGYAFKHLKVSIAASSLYVMPLFTIFLGWVFLDEVPKALSIIGGIIAVFGAVVITRYGVKK; encoded by the coding sequence ATGCAAAATAATTTAAATATAAAAGCTTTTTTTGCATTACTAATATGTATATTTTTCTGGTCTTCTGCTTTTGTTTGTATCAGACATTTTATGACTCATAACTATAACTCAGGATCTTTATCACTAGTAAGATATCTTATTGCTTCTTTGGCAATGCTATTTATATTTATTCCTTTAAAAAATAAGATTAAACCAACATTTAAAGATTTAGTTTATTTTGCAGTATTAGGTTTTTTAGGCTTTTTTATTTATAACGTTTTCTTAAATGAAGGAGAAAAATTTGTTAGTGCAGGAGTTGCTAATTTTATTATTTTCCAAGTTCCTATAGTAGAAATAGTTTTAGCTATCTTATTTTTAAATGAAAGAATTAATAAAACTGGCGTATTCGGCTTAACTATTTGTATGTTAGGAGCAGGAGCTATTTTAGTTGCGAGTAATAGTGAAATACGTTTTTTAGGAGTACTATACGTATATATAGCCGCATTTGCAGGAGCTATATATACAGCCTTTCAGAAGAAAATTTTAGTAAAATTTCATCCTATTGAAGCTGTAGCTTACTTTATATGGTTTGGAACATTATTCTTATTGATTTTTTCTAACCAAGCAATTAAAGACTTTTCTCATACCTCTTTATTAGATGTTAGTATGATCATATATATGGGAATATTTCCTGGAGCTTTATCATATCTTTTATGGGGATATGCTTTTAAACATCTAAAAGTCTCTATTGCTGCTAGCTCATTATATGTAATGCCTTTATTTACAATATTTTTAGGGTGGGTATTTTTAGATGAGGTACCAAAAGCTTTAAGTATTATTGGTGGAATTATTGCAGTGTTCGGAGCCGTTGTTATTACAAGGTATGGAGTAAAAAAATAA